A DNA window from Ictalurus furcatus strain D&B chromosome 22, Billie_1.0, whole genome shotgun sequence contains the following coding sequences:
- the traf2a gene encoding TNF receptor-associated factor 2: MAAQEPSPPSSLEGNKPGFPRKILANKLEEKHLCNICQKILRRPFQAQCGHRFCSYCFNKTVSSGPQKCSACIKEDIFEEPTSILKQGCAFPDNAAKREVEALEAVCINEGCSWTGTIKEYEATHEGQCDFMIIPCPSCKELLRANELERHNERECPERTLNCKYCKEPFHFKNIKAHDEICPKYPMICEGCAKKKIPREKYVDHIKLCTKFRTPCRFHVVGCDMSVEKEKIHEHERACSYEHLNLLLHFIMGIKVSVESLQPQGLELASHKLEELQQSLCELEVKLGQLSAGAPVQGPCVPCAPAPNPPPPALPAPTLATSFTPLPSAVGAALELQLHSEKTKVAELSRRCQDLELKASTFENIVCVLNREMERSATTMEAYNRQHRLDQDKIEILNNKVRQLERTVGLRDLSIVEMESKMREMSAATYDGVFVWKISDFAKKRQDAVAGRAPAMFSPAFYTSKYGYKMCLRIYLNGDGTGRGTHLSLFFVVMRGHSDALLKWPFNQKVTLMLLDQNNREHIIDAFRPDISSSSFQRPVSDMNIASGCPLFCPLSKLDSKNSYIRDDTIFIKAIVDLTGL, from the exons ATGGCTGCACAGGAACCGTCCCCTCCGTCTTCACTGGAAGGCAACAAGCCGGGCTTCCCGAGGAAAATCCTGGCCAACAAGCTGGAAGAAAAGCATCTGTGTAACATCTGTCAGAAAATCCTGCGGAGGCCGTTTCAGGCGCAGTGCGGACACCGATTCTGTTCATACTGCTTTAACAAAACAGTGAG TTCTGGTCCCCAGAAATGCAGTGCCTGTATAAAAGAAGATATCTTTGAGGAGCCAACGTCGATTCTGAAACAGGGCTGT GCTTTTCCTGACAATGCTGCTAAACGAGAAGTCGAAGCCCTCGAAGCTGTTTGTATTAATGAAGGTTGCAGCTGGACAGGAACCATCAAAGAATATGAG GCCACCCACGAGGGACAGTGTGATTTTATGATCATCCCGTGTCCGTCCTGCAAAGAGCTCTTGAGAGCCAACGAACTTGAACGTCACAATGAGCGGGAATGTCCCGAGAGGACTCTGAACtgcaaatactgcaaagaaccttttcattttaaaaatattaag GCCCATGATGAGATTTGTCCAAAATACCCAATGATTTGTGAAGGCTGTGCGAAGAAGAAAATTCCCAGAGAGAAG tatgtgGATCACATCAAGCTGTGTACCAAATTCCGGACCCCATGCAGATTTCACGTTGTCGGCTGCGACATGTCT gtggagaaggagaagatCCACGAGCACGAGCGGGCGTGCTCATACGAGCACCTGAATCTGCTGCTGCACTTCATCATGGGCATCAAGGTGAGCGTGGAGAGCCTGCAGCCGCAGGGCCTGGAGCTGGCCAGCCACAAGCTGGAGGAGCTGCAGCAGTCTCTGTGTGAGCTGGAAGTCAAGCTGGGCCAGCTGAGCGCTGGGGCTCCCGTGCAGGGGCCCTGCGTGCCGTGTGCGCCCGCGCCTAATCCTCCACCTCCTGCACTGCCCGCGCCCACCCTGGCCACGTCCTTCACCCCGCTGCCCAGCGCTGTCGGCGCCGCCCTCGAGCTGCAACTGCACAGCGAGAAGACCAAGGTGGCCGAGCTGAGCCGTCGCTGCCAGGACCTCGAGCTGAAAGCCAGCACCTTCGAGAACATCGTGTGCGTGCTGAATCGCGAGATGGAGCGTTCGGCCACCACCATGGAGGCTTACAACCGCCAGCATCGACTCGACCAGGACAAGATCGAGATCCTCAACAACAAG GTTCGTCAGCTGGAGAGGACGGTGGGGCTGAGGGATCTCTCCATCGTGGAGATGGAGAGCAAGATGAGAGAAATGTCAGCTGCCACCTACGATGGCGTGTTTGTGTGGAAGATCTCAGACTTCGCCAAGAAGAGGCAAGACGCTGTAGCAGGACGGGCCCCAGCCATGTTCTCACCTG CATTTTATACAAGCAAGTATGGCTACAAGATGTGTTTGCGCATCTATCTGAACGGGGACGGAACAGGGCGCGGCACTCACTTGTCTCTGTTCTTCGTGGTGATGAGGGGACACAGTGATGCCTTGCTCAAGTGGCCTTTTAACCAGAAG GTCACACTAATGCTGCTGGACCAGAATAACAGAGAGCACATCATCGACGCGTTCAGGCCAGATATCTCGTCCTCGTCCTTCCAGAGACCCGTCAGCGACATGAACATCGCCAGCGGCTGCCCTCTCTTCTGCCCACTCTCCAAGCTCGACTCCAAGAACTCGTACATCCGTGACGACACCATCTTCATCAAGGCCATCGTTGACCTCACTGGCCTTTAA